One segment of Campylobacter hominis ATCC BAA-381 DNA contains the following:
- a CDS encoding efflux transporter outer membrane subunit, with product MRKILAFCITAILFAGCNFKPETPQISANFKADFNSSNINDFWWKNFNDENLNMLIDSALKNNSDLALALNNIEYARVSLGLSKLEFLPNFTLSGSAVRQNNFPQAPDSNHANIYQIGAGLNYELDLWGKVRNSVDAADSNFKATIYDYDNARLSIASSVANLYFKFLSLKEQEKILTQTLAAYEQMANFRANQLKAGAINNIVYYQSKAQVQSATASLIATKTQINATNTALSIMTGKNYDEILHNNIKASQTFPTLPKIPAGIPSDLLLHRADVASALGRLKATNFLVGAQKANYFPSFSLTGAFGFASTEFDRLFVNNASSWNIGGSLVGPLLDFGRTKKRIDLANLDQNASFINYDKTLKTAFGDVRDALVSVKNSDIRTKTLKDLLATQQQVYNAAKLRYDSGYSDHIELLDSERNLLSAKLNLSMANYERYASEVALYKALGGGFSLKDSKTVNLINTNKTVMPNDSAFPVDKRIF from the coding sequence ATGCGTAAAATTTTAGCTTTTTGTATTACGGCGATTTTATTCGCAGGATGCAATTTTAAACCTGAAACGCCGCAAATTTCGGCAAATTTTAAAGCTGATTTTAATAGCAGCAATATAAATGATTTTTGGTGGAAAAATTTTAATGATGAAAATTTAAATATGCTTATAGATTCGGCGCTAAAAAATAATTCCGATTTGGCTTTAGCATTAAATAATATCGAATACGCAAGAGTTTCTCTTGGACTTTCAAAATTGGAATTTTTGCCGAATTTTACTCTTAGCGGCTCAGCTGTAAGACAAAACAATTTTCCACAAGCTCCAGATTCAAATCATGCAAATATTTATCAAATAGGAGCAGGACTTAATTACGAGCTTGATTTATGGGGAAAAGTGCGAAACAGCGTAGATGCTGCGGATTCAAATTTTAAAGCTACCATTTATGATTATGACAATGCGCGCCTTAGTATAGCAAGTAGCGTAGCAAATCTGTATTTTAAATTTTTAAGTTTAAAAGAGCAGGAGAAAATTTTAACGCAAACTCTTGCAGCATATGAGCAAATGGCAAATTTCAGAGCAAATCAGTTAAAAGCCGGAGCAATAAACAATATCGTATATTATCAATCAAAAGCTCAAGTCCAAAGCGCTACGGCAAGTCTGATAGCGACCAAAACGCAAATAAATGCTACAAACACTGCACTTTCTATAATGACAGGTAAAAATTATGATGAAATTTTACACAATAACATTAAAGCAAGCCAAACATTCCCTACTTTACCTAAAATTCCGGCAGGAATTCCAAGTGATTTGCTTTTACATCGTGCTGATGTTGCAAGTGCTTTGGGGCGTTTGAAGGCAACAAATTTCTTAGTTGGCGCTCAAAAAGCGAATTATTTTCCAAGTTTTTCTTTAACAGGAGCTTTCGGTTTTGCAAGCACCGAGTTTGATAGACTTTTTGTAAATAATGCAAGTTCGTGGAACATCGGCGGCTCACTTGTAGGACCGCTTTTGGATTTTGGAAGAACAAAAAAACGAATAGATTTGGCAAATCTTGATCAAAATGCAAGTTTTATAAATTACGATAAAACTTTAAAAACAGCATTCGGTGATGTAAGAGATGCACTTGTAAGCGTAAAAAACTCGGATATTAGAACAAAAACTTTAAAAGATCTGCTTGCCACACAACAACAAGTTTATAACGCGGCAAAACTTCGTTATGATAGCGGATACAGCGATCATATAGAGCTTCTTGACAGCGAAAGAAATTTGCTTAGCGCCAAACTCAATCTAAGTATGGCGAATTATGAAAGATATGCAAGCGAAGTTGCTTTATATAAAGCACTTGGCGGCGGTTTTTCTTTAAAAGACAGCAAAACCGTAAATTTAATTAACACGAATAAAACCGTAATGCCTAACGATTCGGCATTTCCAGTCGATAAACGAATTTTTTAA
- a CDS encoding efflux RND transporter permease subunit yields MFSKFFIHRPVFACVISIIITLAGLVSLRGLPIEEYPNLTPPQINVFASYPGADAQTIAETVAAPLEDALNGVEDMIYMQSTSSSAGTMRLSIYFKTGTSPQIAQVNVNNRVNLASKLLPDNVTRQGISVFERSDSILEVISFYDPSGQMDIIDLSNYLTINVVDEIKRVNGVGEAFIVGDKKYSMRVWIKPDLLNKYDITTSDVINAISEQNTQYSVGKIGELPENSNSAYVFSIRTEGRLVKVSDFENIIIKSLPNGSALKLKDVANVELGSENYMSNNLINGHYMMPMLVFMQTDGNAIATADAVNKRIEELSKNFPGNLTYNVNYNTTDFVKVSMKEIFQTFIEALVLVLIIMYLFLGNLRSTIIPMIAIPVSIIGTFAGIYAVGFSVNLITLFAMILAIGIVVDDAIIVVENVERNLEENPNISVIEATEKAMEEIMAPIISIVLVLCAVFLPASFIEGFVGIIQRQFALTLVISVCISGIVALTLTPALCAKFLRRDMAKKPKISQWFNKIFDISTNIYAAGVAKILKHIIPSLIVVAILCFCTWRLFTMVPASLVPEEDKGVSIAVSQLPPASTITRTENVIKKQSDELLKNPLIDAVGAMMGYDLFAGGLRENATVIFLKFKDWSERKEKDQSSFAINKKYNILFSQDRNSTTFVLNPPPINGLSLTGGFELFAQNTTGKSFAEIEKDMKVVAAKANARGDLVRVRTTLDTNFPQYKLIVNTQKAKMLNVNIKNLYMTINTMLGQYYVNDFNFLGKTFKVNVKAAGEYRNSVDDLRAIFVKSNDGKSIPVNSLIKLENALGPDTVNRFNGFPAAKIMGDPAEGYTSGQAIDAIAQVFKEEFPNEYTLGWSGTSYQEVQSSGKGATAFIFGLIFVYLILAAQYERWLMPAAVMTAVPFSVFGAILFTYLRGLTNDIYFQIGLILLIGLGAKNAILIVEFAMTEHKKGKNIIEASIAAARLRFRPIVMTSLAFAFGVLPMVISSGAGSASRHSLGTGVIGGMIAASTIAIFFVPLFFYLLETFNNWQAKLSRTKEIKRIRKIRREENA; encoded by the coding sequence ATGTTTTCAAAATTTTTCATACACAGACCTGTTTTTGCCTGCGTTATTTCTATTATAATAACACTTGCAGGACTTGTAAGTTTACGCGGCTTGCCGATAGAAGAATATCCGAATCTTACTCCTCCTCAAATAAATGTATTCGCTTCGTATCCTGGAGCCGATGCTCAAACTATAGCTGAAACCGTTGCTGCGCCGCTTGAAGATGCACTGAACGGCGTAGAAGATATGATATATATGCAAAGCACTTCAAGTTCGGCAGGAACGATGAGACTTAGTATTTATTTTAAAACTGGCACTTCTCCGCAAATAGCACAAGTAAACGTAAATAACCGCGTAAATCTTGCTAGCAAACTTTTACCTGATAATGTTACAAGGCAAGGAATTAGCGTTTTTGAAAGAAGCGATTCAATACTTGAAGTTATCAGTTTTTATGATCCGAGCGGTCAAATGGATATTATAGATCTCAGTAACTACTTAACTATAAATGTAGTGGACGAAATAAAACGCGTAAACGGTGTAGGTGAGGCTTTTATAGTAGGAGACAAAAAATACTCTATGCGCGTTTGGATAAAACCTGATTTACTAAATAAATATGATATTACAACATCCGATGTAATAAACGCTATAAGCGAACAAAATACACAATACTCAGTAGGTAAAATAGGCGAATTACCTGAAAACAGTAATAGCGCATACGTTTTTTCAATAAGGACGGAAGGAAGACTTGTAAAAGTATCTGATTTTGAAAATATCATAATAAAATCTTTACCGAACGGTTCTGCTCTAAAACTAAAAGATGTGGCTAATGTAGAACTTGGAAGTGAAAATTACATGTCAAATAACTTAATAAACGGACATTATATGATGCCTATGTTAGTATTTATGCAAACGGACGGCAACGCAATTGCTACAGCTGATGCGGTAAATAAACGTATTGAAGAATTATCTAAAAATTTTCCCGGAAATTTAACTTATAATGTAAATTACAACACTACCGATTTCGTAAAAGTCTCAATGAAAGAAATTTTCCAGACTTTTATTGAGGCTTTGGTTTTAGTACTAATCATTATGTATCTTTTTTTAGGAAATTTGCGCTCTACAATAATACCGATGATAGCAATTCCGGTTTCTATCATCGGAACATTTGCAGGAATTTATGCAGTCGGATTTTCGGTGAATTTAATAACACTTTTCGCAATGATATTAGCTATCGGTATAGTTGTCGATGATGCAATTATAGTTGTGGAAAACGTAGAACGGAACTTGGAAGAAAATCCTAATATCAGCGTTATAGAAGCTACAGAAAAGGCAATGGAAGAAATTATGGCGCCTATTATTTCAATAGTTTTAGTTTTGTGTGCCGTTTTCTTGCCTGCAAGTTTTATCGAGGGCTTTGTAGGAATAATACAAAGACAATTTGCGCTAACTCTTGTTATTTCTGTTTGTATCTCAGGTATTGTAGCACTTACTTTAACTCCAGCACTTTGTGCAAAATTTTTAAGACGCGATATGGCCAAAAAACCAAAAATTTCACAATGGTTCAATAAAATTTTTGATATCAGCACAAATATTTATGCAGCAGGTGTGGCAAAAATATTAAAACACATAATTCCTTCTTTAATTGTAGTTGCAATTTTGTGTTTTTGTACTTGGCGACTTTTTACAATGGTGCCGGCAAGCCTTGTACCGGAAGAAGATAAAGGCGTATCAATTGCGGTAAGCCAACTACCGCCCGCTTCTACAATCACAAGAACGGAAAATGTCATAAAAAAACAAAGCGACGAACTTCTGAAAAATCCGCTTATAGATGCGGTTGGCGCTATGATGGGATATGATCTGTTTGCCGGAGGACTTAGAGAAAATGCAACAGTAATATTCTTAAAATTTAAAGATTGGAGTGAAAGAAAAGAAAAAGATCAAAGCAGTTTTGCTATAAATAAAAAATATAATATTTTATTTTCGCAAGATAGAAATTCAACTACATTTGTATTAAATCCACCACCAATAAATGGACTTTCTTTAACAGGCGGTTTCGAGCTTTTCGCTCAAAACACAACTGGAAAAAGTTTCGCCGAAATAGAAAAAGATATGAAAGTAGTAGCTGCCAAAGCAAATGCAAGAGGCGATTTGGTACGCGTGCGAACTACGCTTGATACAAATTTCCCGCAATATAAACTTATAGTAAATACTCAAAAAGCAAAAATGCTTAATGTAAATATTAAAAATTTGTATATGACAATAAATACGATGCTTGGACAATATTATGTAAATGACTTTAACTTTCTTGGAAAAACATTTAAAGTAAACGTAAAAGCTGCAGGTGAATACAGAAATTCAGTTGATGATTTGCGTGCGATTTTTGTAAAAAGCAACGATGGAAAATCGATTCCTGTAAATTCTTTAATAAAACTTGAAAATGCTCTTGGACCTGATACTGTAAATAGATTCAATGGCTTTCCTGCCGCAAAAATTATGGGAGATCCTGCAGAAGGCTATACTTCAGGTCAAGCAATTGATGCAATTGCACAAGTTTTCAAAGAAGAATTTCCTAACGAATACACTCTTGGATGGTCCGGAACTTCTTATCAAGAGGTGCAATCAAGCGGTAAAGGTGCTACAGCATTTATTTTCGGTCTAATTTTCGTTTATTTGATTTTAGCGGCTCAATATGAAAGATGGCTGATGCCGGCTGCCGTTATGACAGCTGTGCCGTTTTCGGTATTCGGTGCAATTTTATTTACATATTTACGTGGACTTACTAATGACATCTATTTCCAAATAGGATTAATCTTACTTATCGGACTTGGAGCAAAAAATGCTATATTAATCGTAGAATTTGCGATGACGGAGCACAAAAAAGGCAAAAATATAATAGAAGCTTCAATAGCGGCTGCAAGACTTCGTTTTCGTCCGATTGTAATGACATCTTTGGCGTTTGCATTCGGCGTTTTACCGATGGTAATAAGCTCAGGAGCCGGTTCTGCATCAAGACACTCTCTTGGAACCGGAGTAATCGGCGGAATGATAGCGGCTTCTACAATCGCTATTTTCTTTGTGCCGTTATTTTTCTATTTGCTTGAAACTTTCAATAATTGGCAAGCAAAACTATCACGCACAAAAGAAATAAAAAGAATAAGAAAAATCAGGAGGGAAGAAAATGCGTAA
- a CDS encoding efflux RND transporter periplasmic adaptor subunit — protein MNKILKISLCALIFALISGCGDEKQTAQREKKAVPVGIFVAKMGAIPINFEFPAKIISEQNVDIIAKVPGTLLKQNFKAGDFVKEGDELFVIDPEKYQAAFDSANARFKQAEFDYKRALMLHKSNTISKKEYDSAIANYGIAKADLANAKIDLGYTKIIAPFDGVTGDPYKDIGAYISLNDSKLVRLTKLDPINADFAISEVDTLSINEKLNSGEWEQKGAPITLKLNNKDYNGTVSFIDKVINDGTGSVDAKAVFANPNFEILPGAFAKVVMSGLYQKNGFKIPQYAVQQDATTMFVYVVQDNKATRKNIKIQSQNNGWSVIYEGLADNDKIIIDNFAKLGVGVPVKIVEGNK, from the coding sequence ATGAACAAAATATTGAAAATTTCACTTTGCGCCCTAATTTTTGCGCTAATAAGCGGTTGCGGCGACGAAAAACAAACTGCACAACGAGAAAAAAAAGCCGTCCCGGTTGGAATTTTTGTAGCCAAAATGGGTGCAATTCCGATAAATTTTGAATTTCCGGCAAAGATTATCAGCGAACAAAACGTTGATATCATAGCAAAAGTACCTGGAACTCTTTTAAAACAAAATTTTAAAGCCGGAGATTTTGTAAAAGAAGGTGATGAACTTTTTGTGATAGACCCTGAAAAATATCAAGCGGCTTTCGACAGCGCAAATGCAAGATTTAAACAAGCGGAATTTGATTATAAACGTGCTTTAATGCTTCATAAAAGTAATACGATAAGTAAAAAAGAGTATGATTCGGCGATTGCAAATTACGGTATAGCGAAAGCGGATTTGGCAAATGCCAAAATAGATCTTGGATACACAAAAATAATTGCACCTTTTGATGGTGTAACAGGCGATCCTTACAAAGACATCGGTGCTTATATTTCACTTAACGATTCAAAACTTGTAAGACTTACAAAACTGGATCCGATTAATGCTGATTTTGCGATTTCAGAAGTTGATACTTTAAGTATAAATGAAAAATTAAATAGTGGCGAATGGGAACAAAAAGGCGCGCCTATAACACTTAAATTAAATAACAAAGATTATAATGGAACAGTTAGTTTTATAGATAAAGTTATAAATGACGGCACCGGTTCGGTTGATGCTAAAGCCGTATTTGCAAATCCTAATTTTGAAATTTTACCAGGAGCATTTGCAAAAGTTGTAATGAGCGGACTATATCAAAAAAACGGCTTTAAAATTCCACAATATGCAGTACAACAAGATGCTACTACAATGTTTGTATATGTAGTTCAAGACAATAAAGCGACACGTAAAAATATAAAAATACAATCTCAAAATAACGGCTGGTCGGTAATCTACGAAGGACTTGCCGATAATGATAAAATTATAATAGACAACTTTGCTAAACTTGGAGTTGGCGTTCCTGTTAAGATTGTTGAAGGTAATAAATAA
- a CDS encoding TetR/AcrR family transcriptional regulator: MQNTKPKTKKSVDRLSKIIKAGLEVFLEKGFEATSLNEVIEKSGGSLSTIYNYFDNKESFFKAVMDENSKIFRRKFEDKLKLNDSTDIREYLTKFGEIYLNIMFNPKIIKFYRLMLSDILRDNITPHGRIFLKNGLIGVNEILDDFFLKNINKFKCKNHHKLGVFFCFILREPYFCNAMFFGEKIDKTKQTEQIQEIVDLFLNGHLK; the protein is encoded by the coding sequence ATGCAAAACACAAAACCGAAAACAAAAAAATCAGTCGATAGACTTTCAAAGATTATTAAAGCGGGTTTGGAAGTTTTCCTGGAAAAAGGCTTTGAAGCAACGAGTCTTAATGAAGTAATAGAAAAAAGCGGCGGTTCTTTATCTACCATATATAATTATTTTGATAATAAAGAAAGTTTCTTTAAAGCCGTTATGGATGAAAACAGCAAGATATTTCGTCGTAAATTTGAAGATAAATTAAAATTAAACGATTCAACCGATATACGTGAATATTTAACAAAATTTGGAGAAATTTATTTAAATATAATGTTTAATCCAAAAATTATAAAATTCTATCGTCTCATGCTTTCGGACATTTTGCGCGACAATATTACGCCGCATGGAAGAATATTTTTGAAAAATGGGCTTATAGGAGTAAATGAAATTTTAGATGACTTTTTTTTAAAAAATATAAATAAATTTAAATGCAAAAATCACCACAAACTTGGCGTTTTTTTCTGCTTTATTCTAAGAGAGCCGTATTTTTGTAACGCTATGTTTTTCGGAGAAAAAATCGATAAAACAAAACAGACGGAGCAAATACAAGAAATAGTTGATTTATTTTTAAATGGGCATTTGAAATAA
- the groES gene encoding co-chaperone GroES: protein MKFQPLGKRVLIEREEESNKTASGIIIPDNASKEKPSTGKIVEVGTECDCVKAGDKVAFAKYSGSELTLGDKKYLILNLEDVLGIIK, encoded by the coding sequence ATGAAATTTCAACCACTTGGAAAGCGTGTTTTGATTGAACGCGAAGAAGAGAGTAACAAAACAGCTTCAGGCATTATTATTCCTGATAATGCTTCAAAAGAAAAACCATCAACCGGTAAAATAGTTGAAGTAGGAACAGAGTGCGATTGTGTAAAAGCGGGTGATAAAGTAGCATTTGCGAAATATTCAGGCAGTGAGCTTACACTAGGCGATAAAAAATATCTTATTTTAAACTTGGAAGATGTTTTAGGAATTATTAAATAA
- the groL gene encoding chaperonin GroEL (60 kDa chaperone family; promotes refolding of misfolded polypeptides especially under stressful conditions; forms two stacked rings of heptamers to form a barrel-shaped 14mer; ends can be capped by GroES; misfolded proteins enter the barrel where they are refolded when GroES binds) → MAKDIIFSDDARNRLYDGVKKLNDTVKVTMGPRGRNVLIQKSFGAPAITKDGVSVAKEVELKDTIENMGAALVKEVANKTNDQAGDGTTTATVLAHAIFKEGLRNITAGANPIEVKRGMDKICADVVAELKKISKPVKDKKEIAQVATISANSDESIGKLIADAMEKVGKDGVITVEEAKSINDELNVVEGMQFDRGYLSPYFITDAEKMQVELNSPLVLLFDKKITNLKDLLPVLEQVQKTGKPLLIIAEDIEGEALATLVVNKLRGVLNISAVKAPGFGDRRKAMLEDIAILTGGTVISEELGRTLESASIADLGKAERILIDKDNTTIVNGAGKKDDIKARVDQIKAQIAVTSSDYDREKLQERLAKLSGGVAVIKVGAATETEMKEKKDRVDDALSATKAAVEEGIVIGGGAALIKAGNAVKENLKGDEKIGADIVKRALFAPLRQIAENAGFDAGVIANAVSINKEKAYGFDAACGEFVNMFEAGIIDPVKVERVALQNAVSVASLLLTTEATVSEIKEDKPAMPQMPDMGGGMGGMM, encoded by the coding sequence ATGGCAAAAGATATTATTTTTTCAGATGACGCTAGAAATAGACTTTATGATGGCGTAAAAAAATTAAACGATACAGTAAAAGTTACAATGGGACCAAGAGGTCGTAATGTTTTAATTCAAAAAAGTTTTGGCGCTCCGGCAATTACAAAAGACGGCGTGAGTGTGGCAAAAGAAGTTGAATTAAAAGATACAATAGAAAATATGGGCGCAGCTCTTGTTAAAGAAGTAGCAAACAAAACAAACGATCAAGCAGGTGACGGAACTACTACAGCTACAGTTTTAGCGCATGCTATTTTTAAAGAAGGTCTTAGAAATATAACAGCAGGTGCAAATCCAATTGAAGTAAAACGTGGAATGGATAAAATTTGCGCTGATGTTGTTGCTGAACTTAAGAAAATTTCAAAACCTGTAAAAGATAAAAAAGAGATAGCGCAAGTCGCAACTATTTCAGCAAATTCAGACGAAAGCATCGGTAAATTAATCGCAGATGCTATGGAAAAAGTAGGTAAAGATGGTGTAATCACTGTCGAAGAGGCAAAATCAATCAACGATGAATTGAATGTAGTTGAAGGAATGCAATTTGATAGAGGTTATTTAAGCCCATATTTCATCACTGATGCGGAAAAAATGCAAGTTGAATTAAATAGTCCGCTTGTTTTGCTATTTGATAAGAAAATCACAAATCTTAAAGATTTACTTCCTGTGTTGGAGCAAGTTCAAAAAACAGGCAAACCGCTTTTAATTATTGCTGAAGATATTGAAGGCGAGGCGCTTGCGACATTGGTTGTAAATAAACTTCGCGGCGTTTTAAATATTTCAGCTGTTAAAGCTCCAGGATTTGGCGATAGAAGAAAAGCAATGCTTGAAGATATTGCGATTTTGACAGGTGGAACAGTTATAAGCGAAGAGCTTGGTAGAACTCTTGAGAGTGCAAGTATTGCAGATCTTGGAAAAGCGGAAAGAATATTAATCGATAAAGATAATACTACAATCGTAAATGGCGCCGGTAAAAAAGACGATATAAAAGCAAGAGTAGATCAAATAAAAGCTCAAATTGCAGTTACATCAAGTGATTATGATAGAGAAAAACTTCAAGAAAGACTTGCAAAATTAAGCGGTGGTGTAGCGGTTATAAAAGTTGGCGCTGCGACTGAAACTGAAATGAAAGAGAAAAAAGATCGTGTAGATGATGCGCTTTCAGCTACAAAAGCAGCTGTAGAAGAAGGAATTGTAATCGGTGGCGGAGCAGCTTTAATTAAAGCCGGAAATGCAGTAAAAGAAAATCTGAAAGGCGATGAAAAAATCGGCGCTGATATTGTAAAAAGAGCACTTTTTGCACCGCTTCGCCAAATTGCGGAAAATGCGGGATTTGACGCAGGCGTAATAGCAAATGCAGTAAGCATAAATAAAGAAAAAGCTTATGGATTTGATGCTGCATGCGGCGAGTTTGTAAATATGTTTGAAGCAGGAATAATCGATCCTGTAAAAGTTGAACGTGTTGCGCTTCAAAATGCCGTAAGCGTGGCAAGCTTACTTTTAACAACAGAAGCAACAGTAAGCGAAATCAAAGAAGATAAACCTGCAATGCCGCAAATGCCTGATATGGGTGGCGGTATGGGCGGAATGATGTAA
- a CDS encoding D-alanine--D-alanine ligase yields MKFGIIFGGQSYEHEISIVSAISLKKVIKKECAYVFCDQDRNFYLIEPKNMIANYFSSGEYKKAKELTIASNGFYVNGMFSKTRVEADVFVNVIHGCDGEDGKLASLLEFFNIPFIGPRLEASVISYDKELTKNLAKAAGIKTIEYQIIKSSTLPSIPYPLIVKPSHLGSSIGIKIVKNHNELSYAIDTAFELDSSAIIEPYIEDVKEYNLAGCKIDGEIEFSIIEEPQKDKFLDYFQKYMDFSRSGKPQEANLGLSVKDNMKEAFRRVYNYGEFDGAIIRCDFFVINNEVYLNEINPNPGSLANYLFNDFNDVLNRLAMNLPSNKHIQVGYELINAIVKNK; encoded by the coding sequence ATGAAATTTGGAATTATTTTCGGTGGTCAAAGTTATGAACATGAAATCAGTATAGTTTCCGCAATTTCGCTTAAAAAAGTAATAAAAAAAGAATGCGCTTATGTTTTTTGCGATCAGGATCGCAACTTTTATTTGATAGAACCGAAAAATATGATTGCAAACTATTTCAGCAGTGGTGAATATAAAAAAGCAAAAGAGCTTACAATAGCAAGCAATGGATTTTACGTAAACGGAATGTTTTCAAAAACACGCGTAGAAGCTGATGTATTTGTAAATGTAATCCACGGATGCGATGGAGAAGACGGTAAATTAGCCTCACTTCTGGAATTTTTCAATATTCCTTTTATAGGACCAAGACTGGAAGCAAGCGTAATAAGCTATGATAAAGAGCTTACCAAAAACTTAGCTAAAGCCGCCGGTATTAAAACTATAGAATATCAAATTATTAAAAGTTCAACTCTTCCTAGCATTCCATATCCTCTAATCGTAAAACCATCTCACCTAGGAAGCAGTATAGGCATAAAAATAGTTAAAAATCACAATGAATTAAGTTACGCTATCGATACGGCTTTTGAACTTGACAGTAGCGCCATTATAGAACCATATATAGAAGATGTAAAAGAATACAATCTTGCCGGTTGCAAAATAGACGGAGAGATAGAATTTTCTATCATTGAAGAACCGCAAAAAGATAAATTTCTGGATTATTTTCAAAAATATATGGATTTTTCACGCTCAGGAAAACCTCAAGAAGCAAATCTGGGCTTATCCGTAAAAGATAATATGAAAGAGGCGTTTAGACGAGTTTATAACTACGGTGAATTTGACGGCGCGATTATTCGTTGCGACTTTTTTGTTATAAATAATGAAGTTTATCTAAATGAAATCAATCCGAATCCTGGAAGTTTGGCAAACTATTTATTTAATGATTTTAACGATGTACTTAATAGACTGGCTATGAATTTACCGTCAAATAAACACATTCAAGTAGGATATGAATTAATAAATGCTATAGTGAAAAATAAATAA
- the ruvA gene encoding Holliday junction branch migration protein RuvA, which translates to MIVAVEGIITKKEPTFCVLKTVTGVSYGISISLGCSARINKGEKIELLTAQILREDADLLYGFLDEKEKRMFEMLIKLNGIGANTAMAVCSSLSSDNFLRAIINGDTATLTTVPGIGPKTARRIIAELSDAKIELANDGEQYKIETISALENLGFKRDKINKILLNCKSTNTADLIKEALKKLA; encoded by the coding sequence ATGATAGTTGCAGTAGAAGGCATAATAACAAAAAAAGAACCGACTTTTTGCGTATTAAAAACAGTAACCGGAGTTAGCTATGGAATCAGCATTTCGCTTGGATGTTCGGCACGAATAAATAAAGGCGAAAAAATAGAACTTTTAACAGCTCAAATTTTACGCGAAGATGCTGATTTACTTTACGGTTTTCTAGATGAAAAAGAAAAAAGAATGTTTGAAATGCTCATAAAACTTAACGGTATCGGTGCGAATACGGCGATGGCTGTTTGTTCAAGTTTAAGCAGCGATAACTTTTTGAGAGCTATTATAAATGGTGACACCGCAACTCTTACAACGGTTCCTGGAATCGGACCAAAAACGGCTCGTAGAATAATAGCTGAATTAAGCGACGCAAAAATAGAGCTTGCAAATGACGGAGAACAATATAAAATTGAAACTATCAGCGCGCTTGAAAATTTAGGATTTAAAAGAGATAAAATCAATAAAATTTTACTTAATTGCAAAAGTACAAATACAGCCGATTTAATAAAAGAGGCACTTAAAAAATTAGCATAG